The Lolium rigidum isolate FL_2022 chromosome 1, APGP_CSIRO_Lrig_0.1, whole genome shotgun sequence region taaaattttaatttttccaTTCATTTTAACAATGTTTATTGATAAGGAGATTGGCTACTTCAATCATTTTGCAGGATGAAGATTTATATACAATCTTCTCACGTTTTGGAACTGTAACATCGTGAGTGCCTTTGCTAACTTCAATTGGCATGTACATCTTCTTGTTTATGCTCTCCTTTAACTTCACATTCTTTTGTTGCAGAGCTGAAATAATTCGTGACTTCAAGACTGGAGATAGCTTATGCTATGCTTTTGTTGGTATGCTTATTCTCTCTAGAACTTCTGTACTACATTAATATCAGATATGCCGTGAGGCAGATATTGAATAGAAATAgcaatgttttatttgtgtagGGAATCTTGGTTTCAGTTTGTTCATCAAAGAGTTGCATATATTTGGCCGTTTGGGCCTGCTATATAGACGTATGGTTGATGATTTATGCACGTTTTGAGTTCCAAGTGTTACTAGCCATGCATACAATTTGCATAATGTAGTTTGCTAACAAACCGGTAACAGGACAATATGTGTTGTGGACTAGCAGCAAAAGGGAGTCCAAACAGAGGTAGATGTCTTCATTGTTAAAATTCCAAATGTTACTAGCTGCAATCAACTCATGTAGTTTTCTAACAAACTGGTAAATGTGCAAAACTACAAAATGTGAACAGAGGGGGATTACGAGTCTTTTAGGGAGCATTATCGTATTAAGAATGTATATATGATTATAGGAGTCTTAACATGTTAAGAATTTGAGTCATGCTAGGAAATGCTTAAGGGCTATGCATGCACCGTACTATAAGGATGCTATTTCATAATCAACCAAGTATGAATAAGTCTATTTCCCTACAGCCATCCCACCTGGCTATCTTCCCGAACCTCTGGTACCCATCTCCCTACAGCCATCCCACTTGGCTATCCTCAGCAAGGTTGTTAACTGTGATCAAGGTTCAGCTAAAATTTCGCCAACATGCAACTGCGATGTTGCTTGATGCCCACCAACTGAATGCTCGGTGCAAAAATAGGGAACAAtgatcacaaaaaatattagcTGTTTGAGCACCTTGAAAGTAATGACTTCTCTTTTTAATAAGAAAATTGGGCCTTAGATGCAGAGAAGGCTTTAGATGGTGCAGTTTTTGTATCGAGGTTCTGGTTTTGACAGTACATATTTCCATAGTATTATTTATCGGGCTGCATGTTGTAATAGAATATTCTAACAGCTTCACTGTCATAAGAGAAAATTCTAACAGTTTCCATTGATGATCTTTTGTCAGAATTTGAGGCAAAGGAGGCATGTGAACGTGCATTCTTCAAGGTTAGCATATCCTACCTGCATTCCTTTAATTACAGTTAACAGATCCTTCCATCATAATTATCCACTAATTTGCGTTTTTTACTTATCATAGTTGCTGTTGTGCTATGTCAGTTACTCTTTACTCAAGAGTGTCCTGAATGATATAGTTTGTGATTTGATAATTCATTGTTGTCTTGCAGTTTTACTTATGACCTGCAATATGTTGATTGTTGGTATTTTTCCTTTAGCAATATATAGAGAACATTGCTTACTCAATGATATGCTTACAGATGGACAATTGTCTGATTGATGATCGGAGGATCCATGTCGATTTCAGTCAAAGTGTTTCAAAGCTGTGGGGTCAGTTTAGGCAAAGCAAACGAAATGCAAATAAAGGTACAGGTCATTACCACATGTTCTTTTCCATGAcattgttttattcttgcaaaatgtGAATTCTCTTTGTGGTAGACAAAAAAAACTCTGAACAGTTAGCTGGGTATGGTACTACTACACCCTGGACAGTAGATGTTAGATACTTAGATTAGACCATATTATGTGTCCTACAACATCTAAAGAGAAATGTGAATTCATTTGAAGAACTTCTGAAATGTGAACAAAGCGTTTTTGGCTACTGGGAAATGTACTGTGAAATGTGCACTCTACTACTTGTCTAATTCTAATTCCTAAGAAAGACCACATAACACTTTCATTATTCCATTTATTTTGGTAGAAGTTGGAAAATTGTTGTGAATGTAACAGTTCCTTGCTACCAAATATATCATTATCAGTACTTTGTTAAGTTCGTTAGACATAACTTCTGGAGCATGCTGAAGATGTCCAGAGAAAGTGCCTGGAAAATGTTCAGCAATGGCAACAGTTTCTGTTAGATTGGCCAGTATGGCAAAGCTTTGTTAGCCAGTAGGAAATGTGAACAACAGGTTGCTACACTTTTTTGTGGCCAAGTTAGGAAAGTTATCACCTGTTTGGTTATAGCTGCGCGCACAGCAAGATTTTTTTCTCTGCCacctgggtcccacatgtcaaactTAGATAAGTATATGGCAAGTTCTCCTTAGACTCACCAGAGTGTGGTTCCAGTTTTGATACGTACCCGTCATCTGTATTGTTTCTTGTTCAAGCATCCTGTAGAAACTCAAACGCAAATTATATGATATACTATTATTTCCTATTGCAGATGggtgcttcaagtgtggtgcacCAAATCACATTGCCCGAGATTGTGATCAAGATGCCGAGCAGAAACCTAAAGGCCCAAATTACGTCCTGAAAGATGAAAACACTCAGCGAGGCGTGAATAACCGTCGAAGGTCACTCTCCATCTCCTTTCTGACACAATATTTTTTACAGCATTGTTACATGCTCTGACAATGCACTCCTGTGTTGCAGTTACGATTTAGTTTTTGAGGACGATGCTGCCCATCAGAAGACAGACCGAAGGAAGGTCCAAAAAGTAGATGACCGGAGATCAGAGCTGCCTCCACGCGGCGACCGCGATAGGAACAGCCGGGAGAGAACTCACAGCGATGAGAAAGGAAGCAGGCAAGCTAAAGAAGATGATATGGCCCGAGGCCGAGGGGCCCGGAGGCAAGATGACTACCCCAGTTACAACAGATCCGGTGATCGAAGCTCTGGCAGGCCCGATGACCGTGACTATGGCAAGCACCAGAGGAGCAGCAGAAACAGGGATGATGATGATAATCAAGACTACAAACGGAGATCAGAGGCTGGTCGATACGACAGGGATAAGACTGACGGCGAGCGGCGCCACAGAGATGAAGACGATGGCCGCGGAAAGGGCGATCGCCACAAGAGAGACAATCGTGACCGTAGGGCACGGAGCCCTGATACTGATAGACATAGAAGAGACGACAGTGGACACCGCGAGGCGAGCAGGCACAGGGAAAGGCGGCACCGAGATGATAGATAGCCTGATGCTACATCACTTGTCAGTTTTGCCTCGCCCGTTCTTTATTTTACAGAGTTGATGATGTAGATCAAAGCGTGTAACTCAGCATGAATAGATGTTGACTGTATATGAGAGCTTGAGAAGTTTTCATTTCTGAATGTATCGTTGTGTGGAATCAGACTAGCCGGGCTGTTGTAGTGTTCAACTGTTTACTCGTCTCCCGTGCACACCATTCTGTGGTAGAATTAATCATCTATCTGCAGCGAAAAGTTCTGCTCATTTGTGCCAATGTAAGCGTTAGATTTATTATCGTATCTTCAGTTGAATCGTCATTTTTTTGTCAGTGAAAAATGAGAActttacatgtaaattttttatgCTTAGCCCGAAAAAGCCTTTCATAGCCCCAGAGGATGCTGGATGGGTATGGCTACTGAGTTGCTTCGTCGAACATTTTATTACTTGGCACAGTTGAGAAATAAAACGTGCGACAACATTTGGGTATGAACCAAATATGGTCTTCCTAAAAATGAGACCACGATGGCTGCAAAGCATCAAGGCAGGCCCAACAGGATTTAGGCTTTTACCGATGTTAAGGCCCATGAGGGAGATTGTTGATCTGTTTGCAAAGCAGCGCTCCCCTTGGTTGAAGTTAGAAGTtggaatagtcccacctcgcttgtCCAGGAGGATCTGCGCTCACCAAGGTGCTACATATAGACCGGTAGCTGCTGTGTGGAAACTTAAGCAGCTGCGTGGTGAGGACAAAGCGAACTTTTCTTTCGCCTTTTACTAAAGAATACCGTGTCCGCGCCACACTTGTGCAGCATACTCTAATTTTTATAGGGTTGCTTTCTCTCTGAAGATGAGAAGGTCTCCCACAAATCGAACTTAAATTTTAAGAATTGAATCTTGGTTTAGAGTACCCAATTTTTTTACCGTTTTGTGTAGCACGGAGAGCGAAGCAGATCTGGAGCGACTTGTCCTTTGAGATCTCTTCCCCAGGCTGTTGCTTCACGCGAGA contains the following coding sequences:
- the LOC124701083 gene encoding peptidyl-prolyl cis-trans isomerase CYP59-like, which encodes MSVLIVTSVGDIELDLHTEQCPLTTKNFLKLCKMKYYNGCLFHKVEKDFLAQSGDPTGTGSGGDSVYKFLYGDQARFFNDEIRPELRHSKTGTVAMASAGENCNASQFYFTLRDDIDYLDDKHTVFGQVAEGESFDTLTKINEAYVDERGRPFKDIRIKHTYILEDPFDDPPQLAELIPGNSPLGKPHDEVAEERLEDSWVPLDETVDPGQLEEMIRSKEAHANAVILESVGDIPDAEVKPPDNVLFVCKLNPVTQDEDLYTIFSRFGTVTSAEIIRDFKTGDSLCYAFVEFEAKEACERAFFKMDNCLIDDRRIHVDFSQSVSKLWGQFRQSKRNANKDGCFKCGAPNHIARDCDQDAEQKPKGPNYVLKDENTQRGVNNRRSYDLVFEDDAAHQKTDRRKVQKVDDRRSELPPRGDRDRNSRERTHSDEKGSRQAKEDDMARGRGARRQDDYPSYNRSGDRSSGRPDDRDYGKHQRSSRNRDDDDNQDYKRRSEAGRYDRDKTDGERRHRDEDDGRGKGDRHKRDNRDRRARSPDTDRHRRDDSGHREASRHRERRHRDDR